In Rhodothermales bacterium, the genomic stretch CAGCACGACATCGGCGGCGAGGGACCCGAGTACCTCCCGCCCGGTCTCGGCCGGCAGCGCCAGCAATCCGGTCTGTGGATGGAGCGCGCGGCTTCGGAAGGGGGTCCACAGCCGCGCCTGGACGTACAGATCCATCTCCAGATCCCCCCGGAACAACAGATACCGCAATCCCGACCGGCCGCGCACGAACACTTCCGGCAGGCTTGCGGCCACCCGGCGCGCATCGGAAGTCGCGGTGTCGCCGGCATACCGATACACAGTCGGGCTCAGCGTGAGATAAAACCCTCGCACTGCCTCCCGTCGAAAACCGAGGTCGGTCGATACACCCACCCAGCGGACCGGCGCGTCGAGTAGGCGGACATCCACGGAATCACCGCCCCTTTCGAACAGGTCAAAGGCGTCAACGGTCTGGTGCCCGAAAGGCGATACGCTCACATCGAACACGCCCAGCGTCACGCCCACCCCGGCGCGGCCCATGGTCGTGCGCCCTGCCTGTATCGATTCCAGTGGCGTCACGCGTCCATCCCAGCCGTAGTGATCGATCCAGGATGCTGTTTGGCCGGCGCGTGATGCCTCGGCGAAGATTCGGAAGCCTTCCGCTGGCTGCCATTCGGCGCGTGCGGCGCCGCCGGGAAAAACATCGTCCGTCACGACATGGAAGCCGGCATCAGCCGTCATCTCGAGCCGGTCCCTACGATAAGCAATGTAGGCGCCGGCGTGGAAGTTGCGGCGGCGCAGGTCCAGCGAATCGGGGAACACTGTGCTCTCTGCAAGGCGCTCCGTCCAGCCCTCGGCGCGCGCATCGGCCTCGAATGCGCCCGCCTGCACAAGGGGTTGCAACAACCGGTAGCCCAGCCGGCGGGTGACGGCCGACAGGGTGTCGCTTCCGAATGCGTACCGGAAAGTCTGCGCCGTCCAGTACCCCGTGGCCTCAAAGGGCTCGGCCCATCCCGGGATCAGCGAGGCGCGAAGCGTGGCGATGAGGTCGTTATGGATAATGGCGCGTTGGGCAGACTCGTTCTCCACCTGCGCTCCGATGCGGGCGTAGATCGTAGTGTAATCCGCCCCGAACGGGATCACGCCGCCGTGGGCGCCGAGGCGCTGGCGGTTCTGGAGGTTGACGATTTCGAGGCTACCGAACGACTGCTGAAGCCGGAGGCGGGCCAATAATTGCCGGCCAGACGTGAGCTTGCTCCCCGGGTACTCGCCGTCGGCGCCGTGGCCGCCATACCCCAGCGCGAAGCTCAACAGGCCTGGCTCGGCAACGAAGCGCACGCGCCGGCGCTGGGCGTGCAACACCAGCACACTCT encodes the following:
- a CDS encoding putative porin, producing VVDTVAVDPAAVDSLLAAPSDSAGVRPDSLRAPVRRALDLSRLVPFASDNRGITVHDSLPALLPDREAADQLAREGGSFLYDFGGPGWPDGWSPLGLNPRQVGLQVQGIDYTDPITGRPLLEILPMAWLDPLRLQPGRLGRAASVGARLRAYDSPRPISEIRYGSSKDGLQSVLVLHAQRRRVRFVAEPGLLSFALGYGGHGADGEYPGSKLTSGRQLLARLRLQQSFGSLEIVNLQNRQRLGAHGGVIPFGADYTTIYARIGAQVENESAQRAIIHNDLIATLRASLIPGWAEPFEATGYWTAQTFRYAFGSDTLSAVTRRLGYRLLQPLVQAGAFEADARAEGWTERLAESTVFPDSLDLRRRNFHAGAYIAYRRDRLEMTADAGFHVVTDDVFPGGAARAEWQPAEGFRIFAEASRAGQTASWIDHYGWDGRVTPLESIQAGRTTMGRAGVGVTLGVFDVSVSPFGHQTVDAFDLFERGGDSVDVRLLDAPVRWVGVSTDLGFRREAVRGFYLTLSPTVYRYAGDTATSDARRVAASLPEVFVRGRSGLRYLLFRGDLEMDLYVQARLWTPFRSRALHPQTGLLALPAETGREVLGSLAADVVLEAGVRTATIFVAFDNVLSGSGVIPGNMLVPDYPLPQQRFRLGVYWPIFD